The proteins below are encoded in one region of Peribacillus muralis:
- the recG gene encoding ATP-dependent DNA helicase RecG, with protein sequence MNSTIFEPITAVKGIGNETAAALEEMEIHTVKNLLEHLPYRYEDYRLRDLETVEHEERVTVEGKIHTIPTLGYFGKKKSRLTIKLLSGRYLINVIFFNQPYLKPKLTIGETITVTGKWDRHRQTITGSECHIGNHSREKEFEPVYSVKGSITVKGLRRFISNAFSQYGSMIEENLPPQLLATYKLMPRKDALRMMHFPFSADDIKKARRRFVYEEFLMFQLKMQALRKVQREQSKGIGQEFDGKSVEAFVGTLPFPLTHAQNRVVEEILNDMKSPYRMNRLLQGDVGSGKTVVAAICLKATITAGFQGALMVPTEILAEQHTQSLKAMLEPTGVKVALLTSSVKGKKRRELLEMLESGEIDLLIGTHALIQDEVNFRNLGLVITDEQHRFGVEQRRILREKGANPDVLFMTATPIPRTLAITVFGEMDVSTIDEMPAGRKAIETYWAKHQMLDRILTFVEKELKKGRQAYVICPLIEESEKLDSLQNVLDVHAMLTQYFANRYKVGLMHGRLPADEKDEVMQEFSVNIAQILVSTTVVEVGVNVPNATVMVIYDAERFGLSQLHQLRGRVGRGSDQSFCILLADPKTEVGKERMKIMTETNDGFVLSEKDLELRGPGDFFGKKQSGLPEFKVADMVHDYRTLEVAREDAAKLIASQSFWHSGEYAPLRDYLEGTGVFTGEKLD encoded by the coding sequence GTGAACTCCACCATATTTGAACCGATAACGGCAGTGAAAGGGATTGGCAACGAAACGGCGGCAGCCTTGGAGGAAATGGAGATTCATACCGTCAAGAATCTCCTTGAACACCTTCCCTATCGTTATGAAGATTACCGCTTGAGGGACTTAGAGACGGTAGAACATGAAGAACGCGTTACCGTCGAAGGAAAGATTCATACCATCCCGACATTAGGTTACTTTGGAAAGAAAAAGTCGAGGCTGACCATTAAATTATTGAGCGGGAGATATTTAATAAATGTCATCTTTTTTAATCAACCCTATTTGAAGCCGAAACTTACGATAGGGGAAACCATAACGGTAACCGGAAAATGGGATCGTCATCGCCAAACCATTACTGGCTCAGAATGTCATATTGGCAATCACAGCCGCGAGAAAGAGTTTGAACCTGTTTATTCCGTCAAGGGAAGTATTACCGTAAAAGGCTTGCGCCGTTTCATCTCCAATGCATTTTCTCAGTATGGATCCATGATTGAAGAGAATTTACCTCCGCAATTACTGGCTACATACAAGCTGATGCCGCGTAAAGATGCTCTTCGTATGATGCATTTCCCTTTTTCTGCTGATGATATCAAGAAGGCGCGGCGCCGCTTTGTATATGAGGAATTTTTAATGTTTCAACTAAAAATGCAGGCATTGCGTAAAGTGCAGCGGGAGCAGTCAAAAGGAATTGGTCAGGAATTTGACGGGAAGTCAGTGGAAGCCTTCGTAGGAACGCTTCCTTTCCCTTTAACACATGCTCAAAATCGTGTTGTCGAGGAAATCTTGAATGATATGAAATCTCCTTATCGGATGAATCGCCTTCTTCAAGGTGACGTTGGATCAGGAAAAACGGTCGTGGCTGCCATCTGCCTCAAGGCAACGATTACAGCTGGTTTCCAAGGTGCACTCATGGTCCCGACTGAAATCCTGGCTGAGCAGCATACGCAATCATTGAAGGCCATGCTTGAGCCGACTGGAGTGAAGGTGGCATTATTGACTAGTTCAGTGAAGGGCAAAAAGCGTCGGGAGCTATTGGAAATGCTTGAATCCGGTGAGATTGACCTTTTGATCGGAACGCATGCTTTGATACAGGATGAAGTGAATTTTCGAAACCTCGGTCTTGTCATCACGGATGAACAACATCGTTTTGGGGTCGAGCAGCGTCGGATCCTCCGTGAAAAAGGTGCCAATCCAGATGTTCTATTCATGACGGCAACACCCATACCCCGTACGCTCGCGATTACCGTTTTTGGTGAAATGGACGTTTCGACGATAGATGAAATGCCGGCTGGACGCAAGGCGATAGAAACGTATTGGGCTAAACATCAAATGCTTGATCGTATATTGACTTTTGTTGAAAAGGAACTTAAAAAAGGACGGCAGGCTTACGTCATCTGTCCATTGATCGAGGAATCGGAAAAGCTCGATTCTTTGCAAAATGTCTTGGATGTCCATGCCATGCTGACACAGTACTTTGCCAATCGGTATAAAGTGGGGCTCATGCATGGGCGCCTTCCCGCTGATGAAAAAGACGAGGTCATGCAGGAGTTCAGTGTAAACATTGCGCAAATCCTCGTCTCTACGACCGTTGTAGAGGTTGGAGTGAATGTTCCTAATGCAACGGTAATGGTCATATATGATGCGGAGCGTTTTGGTCTGTCCCAGCTGCATCAGTTACGGGGAAGGGTAGGACGGGGAAGCGATCAGTCCTTTTGCATTCTCCTGGCAGATCCGAAAACGGAGGTCGGTAAAGAACGGATGAAAATCATGACAGAAACAAATGATGGCTTTGTCCTCTCAGAGAAAGATTTGGAACTTCGCGGCCCAGGCGATTTCTTTGGCAAAAAGCAAAGCGGCCTGCCGGAGTTCAAAGTAGCTGACATGGTCCATGACTACAGGACCTTGGAAGTGGCTCGCGAGGATGCCGCAAAATTGATTGCTTCCCAAAGCTTTTGGCATTCCGGGGAATATGCACCGTTACGCGACTATTTAGAGGGTACAGG